The following proteins come from a genomic window of Kitasatospora sp. NBC_01246:
- the nagA gene encoding N-acetylglucosamine-6-phosphate deacetylase, translating into MTTARIESAARPAGIALAGARLVLPGGVVEGDRLTVEGDRIAGITGGAARPGDLDLTGYTVVPGFVDLHVHGGGGASYASGIAEEALRAARVHLEHGTTTTVASTVTGEIDEVARQAGVLSELVEDGVLAGIHFEGPFISHNRCGAHRPDLLRDPDPALVRKLVDAARGHAKMVTLAPELPGGLESVRMLADLGVIAAVGHTDSDYAKTLEAVDAGATVATHLFNAMPGIAHRAPGPIVALLEDERVTVELINDGVHLHPSVLDLAYRTAGASRVALITDAMGAAGMGDGLYPLGPLQVEVKDGVARLVEGGAIAGSTLTLDVAFKRSVTVNGLSLAETVESLSTVPARLLGLADSTGSLEAGKNADLVVLDSDGYDLVAVMRRGEWITGGDTFAAVRPA; encoded by the coding sequence GTGACCACCGCGCGAATCGAATCGGCGGCCCGGCCCGCGGGCATCGCCCTGGCCGGCGCCCGGCTGGTCCTGCCGGGCGGTGTCGTCGAGGGCGACCGGCTCACGGTCGAGGGCGACCGGATCGCCGGCATCACGGGCGGCGCGGCGCGGCCGGGCGATCTCGACCTGACCGGGTACACCGTCGTCCCCGGCTTCGTGGACCTGCACGTCCACGGCGGCGGCGGCGCCTCCTACGCCTCCGGGATCGCCGAGGAGGCCCTGCGGGCCGCCCGCGTCCACCTCGAACACGGCACCACCACCACGGTCGCCTCCACCGTCACCGGCGAGATCGACGAGGTCGCCCGCCAGGCCGGCGTGCTGTCCGAACTCGTCGAGGACGGCGTCCTGGCCGGCATCCACTTCGAGGGCCCGTTCATCTCCCACAACCGCTGCGGCGCGCACCGCCCCGACCTGCTGCGCGACCCGGACCCGGCGCTGGTCCGCAAGCTCGTCGACGCGGCCCGCGGCCACGCCAAGATGGTCACCCTCGCCCCCGAGCTGCCCGGCGGCCTGGAGTCGGTGCGGATGCTCGCCGACCTCGGCGTGATCGCCGCCGTCGGCCACACCGACTCGGACTACGCCAAGACCCTCGAAGCCGTCGACGCCGGCGCCACCGTCGCGACCCACCTGTTCAACGCCATGCCCGGCATCGCCCACCGCGCCCCGGGCCCGATCGTGGCGCTGCTGGAGGACGAGCGGGTCACCGTCGAGCTGATCAACGACGGCGTGCACCTGCACCCGTCCGTCCTCGACCTCGCCTACCGCACGGCCGGCGCCTCCCGGGTCGCGCTGATCACCGACGCCATGGGCGCCGCCGGGATGGGCGACGGCCTCTACCCCCTCGGCCCGCTCCAGGTCGAGGTCAAGGACGGCGTCGCGCGGCTGGTCGAGGGCGGCGCGATCGCCGGCTCGACGCTCACCCTGGACGTCGCGTTCAAGCGCTCCGTCACCGTCAACGGCCTCTCCCTGGCCGAGACCGTCGAATCGCTCAGCACCGTCCCGGCCCGCCTGCTCGGTCTCGCCGACTCGACCGGCTCGCTGGAGGCCGGCAAGAACGCCGACCTCGTCGTCCTCGACTCCGACGGCTACGACCTCGTCGCCGTCATGCGCCGGGGCGAGTGGATCACCGGCGGCGACACCTTCGCCGCCGTGCGGCCCGCCTGA
- a CDS encoding extracellular solute-binding protein translates to MIRRAQAPTRLLGTALAGALLLTGCGGQDDKTVTLKLVAADYGEDAATSSKLYWDDVARRFEAANPDIRIDVEVTSWTDIGKRVDDLVAAGKSPDLLQTGGFADQAVANRLYPAGDVLSLETQANIMESFAHAGQVLGTQYGIPFVSSSRVLFYNKAVFQKAGITQPPATWNELRQAAEKIKAKVPGVTPYGLPLGPEEAPAESMLWTLSGGGSLSDDVGNYTIDSTENQATFTWLRTNLVDTKLTNPDPGKTNRTPMFTDFAAGKVAMLNGHPTLLRMAAKGKIDFGTAPIPKKDGLAKTGSLGVADWMMAFKANGHRNEIRKFLSFVYAKDNQLKFDETYNLLPVTQDAFTAVTKDGRHEDLKQFAAGLTNASFYPFGDPAWADVSNRIKAGIGGAVTGDAKQVLEGLQESAVKEAARVRK, encoded by the coding sequence TTGATCAGGCGCGCCCAGGCCCCCACCCGGCTGCTCGGCACCGCGCTGGCCGGAGCGCTGCTGCTCACCGGCTGCGGCGGCCAGGACGACAAGACCGTCACCCTCAAGCTCGTGGCGGCCGACTACGGCGAGGACGCGGCCACCAGCTCCAAGCTGTACTGGGACGACGTCGCCCGCCGCTTCGAGGCCGCCAACCCGGACATCCGGATCGACGTCGAGGTGACGAGCTGGACCGACATCGGCAAGCGGGTCGACGACCTGGTGGCCGCCGGCAAGTCGCCCGACCTGCTGCAGACCGGCGGCTTCGCCGACCAGGCGGTGGCGAACCGGCTGTACCCGGCGGGTGACGTCCTCTCGCTGGAGACCCAGGCCAACATCATGGAGTCGTTCGCGCACGCCGGCCAGGTGCTCGGGACGCAGTACGGCATCCCGTTCGTCTCCTCCTCCCGGGTGCTGTTCTACAACAAGGCGGTCTTCCAGAAGGCCGGGATCACCCAGCCGCCGGCCACCTGGAACGAGCTCCGGCAGGCCGCCGAGAAGATCAAGGCCAAGGTGCCGGGGGTCACGCCGTACGGGCTGCCGCTCGGTCCCGAGGAGGCCCCGGCCGAGTCGATGCTGTGGACGCTGAGCGGTGGCGGCAGCCTCTCCGACGACGTCGGCAACTACACCATCGACAGCACGGAGAACCAGGCCACCTTCACCTGGCTGCGCACCAACCTGGTCGACACCAAGCTGACCAACCCCGATCCCGGGAAGACCAACCGCACGCCGATGTTCACCGACTTCGCGGCCGGGAAGGTCGCGATGCTCAACGGGCACCCGACGCTGCTGCGGATGGCGGCCAAGGGCAAGATCGACTTCGGCACGGCGCCGATCCCGAAGAAGGACGGGCTGGCGAAGACCGGCAGCCTCGGGGTGGCCGACTGGATGATGGCGTTCAAGGCGAACGGGCACCGCAACGAGATCCGCAAGTTCCTCAGCTTCGTGTACGCCAAGGACAACCAGCTCAAGTTCGACGAGACGTACAACCTGCTGCCGGTCACCCAAGACGCCTTCACCGCGGTGACCAAGGACGGGAGGCACGAGGACCTCAAGCAGTTCGCGGCCGGGCTGACCAACGCGAGCTTCTACCCCTTCGGGGACCCGGCCTGGGCGGACGTCAGCAACCGGATCAAGGCGGGGATCGGCGGCGCCGTGACGGGCGACGCCAAGCAGGTGCTGGAGGGGCTCCAGGAGTCCGCGGTGAAGGAGGCGGCCCGGGTCCGCAAGTGA
- a CDS encoding alpha,alpha-trehalose-phosphate synthase (UDP-forming), producing the protein MGDLTTERSSATGSATVLVASNRGPVSFSTAADGTLTLRRGGGGLVSGLSAIDDPHAVWVCAALGDADRRAAREAPDGRLDRAGHDVGGQAVRMLDIDPETFAAAYNGVANSTLWFVHHLLYATPTAPSFGAEFRSEWQSYRAYNAAFAEALAAEAAPGAAVLIQDYHLSLAPALLRTARPDLRIGHFSHTPWAPPEYFRLLPDDVAESVLTGILGADRAAFLTRRWALAFADCCADVLGADVDREALTVTHAGRTTRLGVHALGADADFLRERSHRPDVDERLATLREAVGGRRTVVRVDRTELSKNIVRGFQAYRHLLRTRPEWLDSVVHIAFAYPSRTDLAEYRAYTAEVERLAAEINAEFGTADWQPLILHVNDDFPRSLAAYRLADVALVNPIRDGMNLVAKEVPVVSDRGCALVLSREAGAHAELADDALCVNPYDVIATAEALHTALTMPEDERADRTKRLAAASTALPPQQWFLDQLTALD; encoded by the coding sequence ATGGGCGATCTCACGACCGAACGTTCGAGTGCGACCGGTTCCGCCACCGTACTGGTGGCCTCCAACCGGGGACCGGTGTCATTCAGTACCGCGGCCGACGGCACCCTGACCCTGCGCCGGGGCGGCGGCGGGCTGGTGTCCGGACTCTCCGCGATCGACGACCCGCATGCCGTCTGGGTCTGCGCGGCGCTCGGCGACGCCGACCGCCGGGCCGCCCGGGAGGCCCCCGACGGCCGCCTCGACCGGGCCGGCCACGACGTCGGCGGACAGGCCGTCCGGATGCTGGACATAGACCCGGAGACGTTCGCGGCCGCCTACAACGGCGTCGCCAACTCCACCCTCTGGTTCGTCCACCACCTGCTCTACGCCACCCCGACGGCCCCCTCCTTCGGCGCGGAGTTCCGCTCCGAATGGCAGTCCTACCGCGCCTACAACGCCGCCTTCGCCGAGGCCCTCGCCGCCGAGGCGGCGCCCGGGGCCGCGGTACTGATCCAGGACTACCACCTCTCGCTGGCCCCGGCCCTGCTCCGGACCGCCCGCCCCGACCTGCGCATCGGCCACTTCTCGCACACCCCGTGGGCCCCGCCCGAGTACTTCCGGCTGCTGCCGGACGACGTCGCCGAGAGCGTCCTGACCGGCATCCTCGGCGCCGACCGGGCCGCCTTCCTGACCCGCCGCTGGGCCCTCGCCTTCGCCGACTGCTGCGCGGACGTCCTCGGCGCGGACGTCGACCGCGAGGCCCTCACCGTGACGCACGCGGGCCGCACCACCCGGCTCGGCGTGCACGCCCTCGGGGCCGACGCCGACTTCCTGCGCGAGCGGTCCCACCGCCCGGACGTCGACGAGCGGCTCGCCACCCTGCGCGAGGCGGTCGGCGGGCGGCGCACCGTCGTCCGGGTCGACCGCACCGAGCTGAGCAAGAACATCGTCCGCGGCTTCCAGGCCTACCGGCACCTGCTCCGCACCCGCCCCGAGTGGCTGGACAGCGTGGTGCACATCGCCTTCGCCTACCCCTCGCGCACCGACCTCGCCGAGTACCGCGCCTACACCGCCGAGGTGGAGCGGCTCGCCGCCGAGATCAACGCGGAGTTCGGCACCGCCGACTGGCAGCCGCTGATCCTGCACGTCAACGACGACTTCCCGCGCTCCCTCGCGGCCTACCGGCTGGCCGACGTCGCCCTGGTGAACCCGATCCGCGACGGCATGAACCTGGTCGCCAAGGAGGTACCGGTGGTCTCCGACCGCGGCTGCGCCCTGGTGCTCTCCCGCGAGGCCGGCGCCCACGCGGAGCTGGCCGACGACGCCCTGTGCGTCAACCCGTACGACGTCATCGCCACCGCGGAGGCCCTGCACACGGCGCTCACCATGCCCGAGGACGAGCGGGCCGACCGCACCAAGCGCCTCGCCGCCGCCTCGACGGCGCTGCCGCCGCAGCAGTGGTTCCTCGACCAGCTGACGGCGCTGGACTGA
- a CDS encoding TerD family protein: MPVSLSKGGNVSLTKEAPGLSAVTVGLGWDVRTTTGAEFDLDASAIVLNADGKVLSNSHFVFFNNTSTPDSTVVHTGDNRTGEGAGDDEAINVNLAGLPAEAVKITFPVSIYDAVARSQNFGQVRNAYIRVINAAGGAEIARYDLSEDAATETAMIFGELYRNGAEWKFRAVGQGYASGLAGIAQDFGVQL, encoded by the coding sequence ATGCCAGTGAGCCTCTCCAAGGGTGGCAACGTCTCGCTGACCAAGGAGGCCCCCGGCCTGTCCGCGGTCACCGTCGGTCTCGGCTGGGACGTCCGGACCACGACGGGCGCCGAGTTCGACCTCGACGCCAGCGCGATCGTGCTGAACGCCGACGGCAAGGTGCTGTCCAACAGCCACTTCGTCTTCTTCAACAACACCAGCACCCCGGACAGCACCGTCGTCCACACCGGTGACAACCGCACCGGCGAGGGCGCCGGCGACGACGAGGCGATCAACGTCAACCTCGCCGGCCTGCCGGCCGAGGCCGTCAAGATCACCTTCCCGGTCTCGATCTACGACGCGGTCGCCCGCTCGCAGAACTTCGGCCAGGTCCGCAACGCCTACATCCGCGTGATCAACGCGGCCGGCGGTGCCGAGATCGCCCGCTACGACCTCTCCGAGGACGCCGCCACCGAGACCGCCATGATCTTCGGCGAGCTCTACCGCAACGGTGCCGAGTGGAAGTTCCGCGCCGTCGGCCAGGGCTACGCCTCCGGCCTCGCGGGCATCGCCCAGGACTTCGGCGTCCAGCTCTGA
- the arfB gene encoding alternative ribosome rescue aminoacyl-tRNA hydrolase ArfB — protein sequence MPEPIRVRGSVVVPDAELVWRFSRSSGPGGQHVNTSDTQVELRYDLAASAALPEVWKQRALERLAGRLVDGRVLVVRASEHRSQWRNREVAAARLASLLGEATAPPPKARRATKPSRGMVERRLTNKRHRAELKQGRRSPKGE from the coding sequence ATGCCCGAGCCCATTCGCGTCCGGGGATCGGTGGTCGTCCCCGACGCCGAGCTCGTCTGGCGCTTCTCCCGTTCCTCCGGCCCCGGTGGCCAGCACGTCAACACCTCCGACACCCAGGTCGAGCTGCGCTACGACCTGGCCGCCTCCGCGGCGCTGCCCGAGGTGTGGAAGCAGCGCGCCCTGGAGCGGCTGGCCGGGCGGCTGGTGGACGGGCGGGTGCTCGTGGTGCGCGCGTCGGAGCACCGCTCGCAGTGGCGCAACCGCGAGGTCGCCGCGGCCCGGCTGGCGTCCCTGCTGGGGGAGGCCACCGCACCGCCGCCGAAGGCCCGCCGGGCGACGAAGCCCAGCCGGGGCATGGTGGAGCGGCGGCTGACCAACAAGCGGCACCGCGCCGAGCTGAAGCAGGGCCGGCGCTCGCCGAAGGGCGAGTAG
- a CDS encoding flavin reductase family protein — protein sequence MYSAPQPEAASQATPDEFRAALSQLASGVSLVTVHDPEDGEDVGMTATSFLSVSLEPPLVLISVREDSRMDEVLSRADTWAVSLLAEEQKALGSRFAMKGRLSDRLLFADAPHHRGRRSGAPLIDGALATVECRTEQRIAAGDHTLLLGRVLEAAVPNAGGRPLLYFHGGYRQLG from the coding sequence GTGTACTCGGCTCCGCAGCCCGAAGCTGCCTCCCAAGCGACGCCCGACGAGTTCCGGGCGGCCCTCTCCCAGCTCGCCTCCGGCGTGAGCCTGGTGACCGTCCACGACCCGGAGGACGGCGAGGACGTCGGCATGACCGCCACGTCCTTCCTCTCCGTCTCGCTGGAACCGCCGCTGGTGCTGATCTCCGTACGCGAGGACTCCCGGATGGACGAGGTGCTCTCCCGCGCCGACACCTGGGCGGTCTCCCTGCTCGCCGAGGAGCAGAAGGCGCTCGGCTCGCGGTTCGCCATGAAGGGCCGGCTCAGCGACCGGCTGCTGTTCGCCGACGCCCCGCACCACCGGGGCCGGCGCAGCGGAGCGCCGCTGATCGACGGCGCGCTCGCCACCGTGGAGTGCCGCACCGAGCAGCGGATAGCCGCCGGCGACCACACCCTGCTGCTCGGCCGCGTCCTGGAGGCCGCGGTACCGAACGCCGGCGGCCGCCCGCTGCTCTACTTCCACGGCGGCTACCGGCAGCTCGGCTGA
- a CDS encoding ROK family protein: protein MKHVIALDVGGTGMKAALLAQDGSVLFEARRPTGREHGTDAVVAAILDFAADLADEGRSRFGVAPLAAGVAVPGTIDEKNGIAVFSANLGWRDLPMRELLGARLAGAGGTAMPVALGHDVRSGGLAEGRLGAGRGVERFLFVALGTGIAGAIGIGGRIEAGAHGYGGEIGHVVVRPGGPQCGCGARGCLETLASASAVSRAWAAASGDPDADAASCAVAVDAGDPRAVAVWQHAVDALADGIVLAQSLLDPSTVIVGGGLAEAGDTLFTPLRAAVSERLTFQMPPEVVPAMLKDTAASLGAGLLAWDLLSMEVTA, encoded by the coding sequence GTGAAGCACGTCATCGCACTCGATGTAGGCGGCACCGGCATGAAGGCCGCGCTGCTCGCCCAGGACGGCTCCGTGCTGTTCGAGGCACGCCGACCGACCGGGCGGGAGCACGGCACTGATGCCGTCGTCGCCGCCATCCTCGACTTCGCCGCCGACCTGGCGGACGAAGGTCGCAGCCGCTTCGGCGTCGCCCCGCTGGCGGCGGGCGTCGCCGTCCCGGGGACGATCGACGAGAAGAACGGCATCGCGGTCTTCTCCGCCAACCTCGGCTGGCGGGACCTCCCGATGCGCGAACTGCTGGGCGCGCGCCTGGCCGGGGCGGGCGGCACCGCGATGCCGGTCGCGCTCGGCCACGACGTGCGCTCCGGCGGGCTCGCCGAGGGCCGCCTCGGCGCCGGGCGGGGTGTGGAGCGCTTCCTGTTCGTCGCGCTGGGCACCGGGATCGCCGGCGCCATCGGCATCGGCGGCCGGATCGAGGCCGGCGCCCACGGCTACGGCGGCGAGATCGGCCACGTCGTGGTCCGCCCGGGCGGGCCGCAGTGCGGCTGCGGCGCCCGGGGCTGCCTGGAAACCCTCGCCTCCGCCTCCGCCGTCTCCCGGGCCTGGGCCGCGGCCAGCGGGGACCCCGACGCCGACGCGGCATCCTGCGCCGTCGCGGTGGACGCCGGGGACCCCCGCGCGGTCGCGGTCTGGCAGCACGCGGTGGACGCCCTCGCCGACGGCATCGTGCTCGCCCAGAGCCTGCTCGACCCGTCCACGGTGATCGTCGGCGGCGGCCTCGCCGAGGCCGGCGACACCCTCTTCACGCCCCTGCGCGCGGCGGTTTCCGAGCGGCTGACCTTCCAGATGCCCCCCGAGGTCGTACCCGCCATGCTCAAAGACACCGCCGCGTCCCTGGGCGCCGGCCTGCTCGCCTGGGATCTGCTCTCCATGGAGGTGACCGCGTGA
- the otsB gene encoding trehalose-phosphatase → MGLEDMGLEEMAEPGNEAGRAGLEAILRAPREAVVALDFDGTLAPIVADPSRARAHPGAAGALAELAPRVGAIVVVTGRPAALAVEYGGFGGVDGVVVLGHYGAERWEGGELTAPPAHPGVARARAALDGVLARVGAPAGTWVEDKGRSLAVHTRRTEAPEEAFELLRAPVEALAAEHGLVVEPGRLVLELRPPGVDKGAALTGFLRERGARAVLYAGDDLGDVAAFAAVEKLRGEGLAGLLVCSGTVDGDAPVRELADRADLVVAGPAGVVGLLTALGAALGDGAQGS, encoded by the coding sequence ATGGGTCTTGAGGACATGGGTCTTGAGGAGATGGCGGAGCCGGGGAACGAGGCCGGACGGGCGGGGCTGGAGGCGATCCTCCGGGCGCCCCGGGAGGCGGTGGTGGCGCTCGACTTCGACGGGACGCTGGCGCCGATCGTGGCGGATCCGAGCCGGGCGCGGGCGCATCCGGGGGCGGCGGGCGCGCTGGCGGAGCTGGCGCCCCGGGTCGGCGCGATCGTGGTGGTGACCGGCCGGCCGGCCGCCCTGGCGGTGGAGTACGGCGGGTTCGGCGGCGTCGACGGCGTGGTGGTGCTCGGGCACTACGGGGCCGAGCGCTGGGAGGGCGGCGAGCTGACGGCGCCGCCGGCGCATCCGGGAGTGGCACGGGCGCGGGCCGCGCTGGACGGCGTACTGGCGCGGGTCGGAGCGCCGGCCGGGACGTGGGTGGAGGACAAGGGGCGCTCGCTGGCCGTCCACACCCGGCGGACGGAGGCGCCGGAGGAGGCGTTCGAGCTGCTGCGCGCCCCGGTGGAGGCGCTGGCCGCCGAGCACGGGCTGGTGGTGGAGCCGGGCCGGCTGGTGCTGGAGCTGCGGCCGCCGGGGGTGGACAAGGGCGCCGCGCTGACCGGGTTCCTGCGCGAGCGGGGCGCCCGGGCGGTGCTCTACGCGGGGGACGACCTGGGGGACGTGGCGGCCTTCGCGGCCGTGGAGAAGCTGCGCGGCGAGGGGCTGGCCGGCCTGCTGGTGTGCAGCGGCACGGTCGACGGCGACGCGCCGGTGCGGGAGCTCGCCGACCGGGCGGACCTGGTGGTCGCCGGCCCGGCCGGCGTGGTGGGGCTGCTGACGGCGCTGGGAGCGGCGCTCGGGGACGGGGCCCAGGGCTCCTAG
- a CDS encoding cupin domain-containing protein, producing MTPSFAVHIPTAELEPDPLDPAQIVSGTPEVSGRVLSESPDGRQLRGIWQITPGVVTDVEADEMFVVLSGRATVEIDGGPTLEVGPGDCAVLRAGDRTTWTVHETLRKAYAITL from the coding sequence ATGACGCCCAGCTTCGCCGTGCACATCCCGACCGCCGAGCTCGAACCCGACCCGCTCGACCCGGCCCAGATCGTCTCCGGCACCCCCGAGGTCTCCGGCCGCGTGCTCTCCGAGTCCCCCGACGGCCGCCAGCTGCGCGGCATCTGGCAGATCACCCCCGGCGTGGTCACCGACGTCGAGGCCGACGAGATGTTCGTGGTGCTCAGCGGCCGGGCCACCGTCGAGATCGACGGCGGCCCGACCCTGGAGGTCGGTCCGGGCGACTGCGCCGTCCTGCGGGCCGGCGACCGCACCACGTGGACGGTCCACGAGACCCTCCGCAAGGCCTACGCCATCACCCTCTGA
- a CDS encoding DUF3263 domain-containing protein, translating into MGAGTDGLDERDTAVLELEGRQWRTAGAKERAIREELGLSSTRYYQLLNALLDRPAALAHAPVLVNRLRRVREARRAAR; encoded by the coding sequence ATGGGTGCGGGGACGGACGGGCTCGACGAGCGGGACACGGCGGTGCTGGAGCTCGAAGGGCGGCAGTGGCGGACGGCCGGGGCCAAGGAGCGGGCGATCCGCGAGGAGCTGGGGCTCTCCAGCACGCGCTACTACCAGCTGCTGAACGCCCTGCTGGACCGGCCGGCGGCGCTGGCGCACGCGCCGGTGCTGGTGAACCGGCTGCGGCGGGTGCGGGAGGCGCGGCGCGCGGCCCGGTAG
- a CDS encoding GGDEF domain-containing protein: protein MEAESEPYVRLATLRTLHRVVADLNAARSLAGTLQAVVEGAVHGLGFDAAAVSLVRPDGDLVVAAVWELEESAMGGPSVLLGQVGSRESWDRLLGVSDHWGTLRFLPYDRGWAVASDIPRWIGDGPMPVYANDWHPADGLLAPMYSAGGDLLGVLSVDRPRSGKRPGAWTREALEMFSLQASIAIGNARLRAEMQRALARLEKEQQALRASEESFRQAFEYAPSGMAITELHGAGRGQLTRVNDALCRLLGRPRAVLRQQSFADLVHPDDRALLERTSAESGRAELRLSRRDGGYQWVCLRNSIVADAAEGPSFLLTHVEDIEDRKRHELQLAHRASHDALTGLPNGAELKARLGRRLCNEPQTVGAVAGHPAGQGEGAYSPAYGGYAVDSYSAHAAYEGLDGADPRTGGTHGYGLPDGYPVAAAGYGEHEHAVVPADHGPGGDVWSGPFRSGGAAAADKGLAVLFCDLDGFKSINDRFGHNAGDAVLVEVARRLSQAVREGDTVARLGGDEFVVLADGIGREEAKDLAHRLRNAIIPPMRIDGRGMRVGVSLGVGWAGCGMSIEEVLHTADERMYDEKRARGGAVRGARGERSHRRAG, encoded by the coding sequence ATGGAAGCCGAGTCGGAGCCGTACGTCCGCCTCGCGACCCTCCGCACCTTGCACCGGGTCGTGGCGGACCTCAACGCTGCCCGCAGCCTGGCGGGCACGCTGCAGGCTGTGGTCGAGGGTGCGGTCCACGGGCTCGGATTCGACGCCGCGGCGGTCAGCCTGGTCCGTCCGGACGGCGACCTCGTGGTGGCGGCCGTCTGGGAGCTGGAGGAGAGCGCCATGGGCGGCCCCTCCGTCCTGCTGGGCCAGGTCGGCTCGCGCGAGTCCTGGGACCGGCTGCTCGGCGTCAGCGACCACTGGGGCACCCTGCGCTTCCTGCCCTACGACCGCGGCTGGGCCGTGGCCAGCGACATCCCGCGCTGGATCGGTGACGGCCCGATGCCCGTCTACGCCAACGACTGGCACCCCGCGGACGGGCTGCTCGCCCCGATGTACAGCGCCGGCGGCGACCTGCTCGGCGTGCTCTCGGTGGACCGCCCGCGCAGCGGCAAGCGACCCGGGGCCTGGACCCGCGAGGCGCTGGAGATGTTCTCGCTGCAGGCCTCCATCGCGATCGGCAACGCCCGGCTGCGGGCCGAGATGCAGCGCGCGCTGGCCCGCCTGGAGAAGGAGCAGCAGGCCCTGCGGGCCAGCGAGGAGAGCTTCCGCCAGGCCTTCGAGTACGCGCCCAGCGGGATGGCCATCACCGAGCTGCACGGCGCCGGGCGCGGCCAGCTGACCAGGGTCAACGACGCGCTCTGTCGACTGCTCGGCCGCCCCCGCGCGGTGCTGCGCCAGCAGAGCTTCGCCGACCTCGTCCACCCCGACGACCGGGCCCTGCTGGAGCGCACCAGTGCCGAGAGCGGCCGGGCCGAGCTGCGGCTGTCCCGCCGGGACGGCGGATACCAGTGGGTGTGCCTGCGCAACTCGATCGTCGCGGACGCGGCCGAGGGCCCGAGCTTCCTGCTCACCCACGTCGAGGACATCGAGGACCGCAAGCGCCACGAGCTCCAGCTCGCCCACCGGGCCAGCCACGACGCGCTCACCGGGCTGCCGAACGGTGCCGAGCTGAAGGCCCGGCTGGGTCGGCGGCTCTGCAACGAACCGCAGACGGTCGGCGCCGTCGCCGGACACCCGGCCGGACAGGGCGAGGGGGCGTACTCGCCGGCGTACGGCGGTTACGCCGTCGACTCCTACAGCGCGCACGCCGCCTACGAGGGGCTGGACGGGGCCGACCCGCGGACCGGCGGGACGCACGGCTACGGGCTGCCCGACGGCTACCCGGTGGCGGCCGCCGGCTACGGCGAGCACGAGCACGCGGTGGTCCCCGCCGACCACGGCCCGGGCGGGGACGTCTGGTCGGGCCCGTTCCGGTCGGGCGGCGCGGCCGCGGCGGACAAGGGGCTCGCGGTGCTCTTCTGCGACCTCGACGGCTTCAAGTCGATCAACGACCGGTTCGGCCACAACGCGGGCGACGCGGTGCTGGTCGAGGTCGCCCGCCGGCTGAGCCAGGCCGTCCGGGAGGGCGACACGGTGGCGCGCCTCGGCGGCGACGAGTTCGTGGTGCTGGCCGACGGCATCGGCCGCGAGGAGGCCAAGGACCTCGCCCACCGGCTGCGCAACGCGATCATCCCGCCGATGCGGATCGACGGCCGCGGGATGCGGGTCGGGGTCAGCCTCGGCGTCGGCTGGGCCGGCTGCGGGATGAGCATCGAGGAGGTGCTGCACACCGCCGACGAGCGGATGTACGACGAGAAGCGGGCCCGGGGCGGCGCGGTGCGCGGGGCCCGGGGCGAACGCTCCCACCGCCGGGCGGGTTAG